The Caldisericum sp. genome segment ATTGATCCACCGTTTAATCTTGGGACAAATGCAGACTTCCTATACAATGTCAATTACAAGGATTCAACCTGGGCAAGTATGCTCGAAAATAGATTAACACTAGCAAGAGAAATGCTAAACGAAAAAGGAAGTATATTTGTAAGATGTGATTATAACGGCAATTGGATTGTTAGACCTATAATGAATGAAATTTTTGGAGAGGAGAATTTTAGGAATGAGATAACGATAAATAGGAAGAGACAGCCAATAGGAACACCAAACAAGTTTGAAGTAGAAAGTGAAAACCTTCTCTTGTTCTCTAAAACTGATAGGTATTTTAGAAGAGACTTGTATAAACAAAGGACATTGGCAAATATTAAATGGACAGGATTTCTTAAACAAGAGGAAAGACGCCCCCCAGAAAGGGTTTTCTTCGGTAAAGTCTTACATCCTCCCAAAGGACAACATTTTTCTTTAATTCAGGAAAAGGTTGATAAACTTTTAAGAGAGCGTTATTTAAGGTTAAAATGTAAAGAATGTGGTGCAATTTATTACTATGACGAAAATGAATCAAGAGAAAACTTTGTTAACGAAATTATAAGATCAAAAGACAAGTTCAAGTATATGGATGTAACAAGTGAATCAAAAGTTTTTGGTGTAAAATTTTTGGATAAATGCCTTTCTTGTGGGAGTGATAATTGGAAGGTGGAATATTTAACCTCTGAAGAAGAAAAAATTACTGATGACTGGAAAGACATTTCTTCTTATGAGGATACTTTCGGTTTTAAAACTGAAAACTCTGAGATCCTTTTAAAGCGTGTTATAGAGTCCACCTCTAACGAAGGCGATTTAGTTATGGATTTCTTTTTAGGAAGTGGTACTACAACTGCAGTAGCACATAAATTAAAAAGAAAATGGATTGGCATTGAGATGGGAGAACATTTCTGGACAGTAGTTTTACCAAGAATGAAGAAGGTTTTGGCTTATGATAAATCGGGTATTTCAAAAGAAAATGACGTTAAAGATAAATACAATGAAAAAACAGCAGGTGGCTTTTTCAAATATCAAATCCTTGAGCAATACGAAGACACACTCGATAACATTGAATTAAATGAGAACAAAAATGCAGAAAATCTTTTTAAAGATGAGTATCTATTGAAGTACTTCCTTGACATTGAAATAAGGGAAAGCCCATATCTTTTGAATATCAATCTCTTAAAAGACCCATTCAGTTACAAACTTAAAGTAAATCTTTCAGAAGTTGGAGAACCTAAAGAAATGATTGTAGATATACCAGAAACTTTTGTGTATCTTCTTG includes the following:
- a CDS encoding site-specific DNA-methyltransferase, with amino-acid sequence IDPPFNLGTNADFLYNVNYKDSTWASMLENRLTLAREMLNEKGSIFVRCDYNGNWIVRPIMNEIFGEENFRNEITINRKRQPIGTPNKFEVESENLLLFSKTDRYFRRDLYKQRTLANIKWTGFLKQEERRPPERVFFGKVLHPPKGQHFSLIQEKVDKLLRERYLRLKCKECGAIYYYDENESRENFVNEIIRSKDKFKYMDVTSESKVFGVKFLDKCLSCGSDNWKVEYLTSEEEKITDDWKDISSYEDTFGFKTENSEILLKRVIESTSNEGDLVMDFFLGSGTTTAVAHKLKRKWIGIEMGEHFWTVVLPRMKKVLAYDKSGISKENDVKDKYNEKTAGGFFKYQILEQYEDTLDNIELNENKNAENLFKDEYLLKYFLDIEIRESPYLLNINLLKDPFSYKLKVNLSEVGEPKEMIVDIPETFVYLLGMKVKSIKMRNNNGNKYLFIFGQVNGEKQAIVFRKFSPKWENEEFEEDRKFIQNEIKSFAPKVVYINGQSKLTDSGGWEIRNIESTFKRLMEA